Within the Enterobacter bugandensis genome, the region GGCCCGCTGATGCAGGCCGAAGGCTGTGAAGCCTGGTATGAAATGGAAGAGCTGGCCGTGATGGGCATCGTCGAGGTGCTGGGGCGCCTGCGACGCCTGCTGCATATTCGTGCCGATCTCACCCGCCGCTTTACCGAACTCAAACCCGATGTGTTTGTCGGTATCGATGCACCTGATTTCAACATTACCCTCGAAGGTAATCTGAAAAAGCAGGGCATCAAAACCATTCACTATGTCAGTCCGTCCGTCTGGGCGTGGCGACAGAAACGCGTTTTCAAAATCGGACGGTCCACCCATCTGGTGCTGGCTTTCCTGCCTTTCGAAAAAGCGTTTTACGACAGATTTAATGTTCCGTGCCGTTTTATCGGTCATACCATGGCGGATGCGATGCCGCTGGATCCGGATAAAAACGCGGCGCGCGACGTGCTGGGTATCCCGCATGATGTGCACTGTCTGGCGTTGCTGCCGGGCAGCCGTGGCGCAGAGGTCGAGATGCTGAGCGCTGATTTCCTGAAGACCGCGCAGATTCTTCGCCAGACCTGGCCCGATCTTGAAGTAGTTGTGCCGCTGGTGAATGCCAAACGCCGCGAGCAGTTCGAGCGTATCAAAGCCGACGTTGCCCCGGATCTTCACGTTCGTCTTCTCGACGGGAAAGGGCGGGAAGCCATGTATGCAAGCGATGCCGCACTGCTGGCTTCCGGCACGGCAGCGCTGGAGTGTATGCTGGCGAAATGCCCGATGGTGGTCGGTTATCGCATGAAGCCGTTTACCTTCTGGCTGGCAAAACGTCTGGTGAAAACGGATTATGTCTCCCTGCCAAACCTGCTTGCCGGGCGCGAGCTGGTGAAAGAGCTGTTGCAGGATGAATGCCAGCCGCAGGCGCTTGCGGATGCCCTGCTGCCGCTGCTGGCCAACGGCAAGACCAGCCACCAGATGCACGATACTTTCCGTGAACTGCATCAGCAGATCCGCTGTAATGCTGATGAGCAGGCGGCTGATGCAGTGCTGGAGTTAGCAAAATGATGGAATTTACTTATCCCCACACGCACCTCGTTGCCGGAGTGGATGAAGTCGGGCGCGGCCCGTTGGTCGGTGCCGTGGTGACCGCGGCGGTGATCCTCGATCCAACGCGCCCGATTATGGGTCTGAACGACTCAAAAAAACTCAGTGAGAAGCGCCGCCTGGCGCTGTTCGATGAAATTAAAGAGAAGGCGCTGGCGTGGAGCGTAGGGCGCGCAGAGCCGAATGAAATCGACGATCTGAATATTCTGCACGCCACGATGCTGGCAATGCAGCGAGCCGTTGCTGGCCTGAAGGTTGTGCCTGAATATGTGCTGATCGACGGTAACCGTTGCCCGGCGCTGCCGATGCCTTCGATGGCCGTCGTTAAAGGCGACAGCCGCGTCGCAGAGATCAGTGCAGCTTCTATTATTGCCAAAGTGACGCGCGACGCCGAAATGGCCGCGCTGGACCTCACTTATCCCGCGTATGGTTTCGCCCAGCATAAGGGATATCCAACGGCTTTCCATCTGGAAAAGCTGGCTGAACATGGCGCAACTGAACATCATCGGCGCAGCTTTGGCCCGGTGAAGCGCGCGCTGGGACTGGTGTCCTGAATCAAGACGCAAGCAATTAAGTAACGCGGGATCTGAAGATGGCTGAACCACGTTTCGTACACCTGCGGGTGCATAGCGACTACTCCATGATCGATGGGCTGGCAAAGACCGGGCCGCTGGTAAAAAAGGCGGCCTCGCTTGGCATGCCTGCGCTGGCGATCACCGATTTTACCAACCTGTGCGGCCTGGTTAAGTTCTACGGGACGGCGCATGGCGCGGGGATGAAGCCTATTGTCGGTGCGGATTTCCATGTGCAGAGCGATCTCATCGGCGATGAACTGACGCAAATCTCCGTGTTGGCGATGAACAATACTGGTTACCAAAACCTCACTCTGCTTATCTCAAAAGCCTATCAGCGCGGTTATGGGGCGCTGGGTCCGTGGATTGACAGGGAATGGCTGGCTGAGCTGAACGAAGGGCTGCTGCTGATCTCCGGCGGCCGCATGGGCGATGTCGGTAAATCCCTGCTGCGCGGTAACAGCGCGCTGGTGGATCAGTGCGTCTCGTTCTATGAAGAGTACTTCCCGAATCGTTACTATCTGGAGCTGATTCGCACCGGCCGCCAGGATGAAGAGAACTATCTGCACGCTGCTGTCGCGCTGGCAGAAGAGCGCGGCTTGCCCGTGGTGGCAACGAATGACGTGCGTTTCCTGGAGTCCGGCGATTTTGATGCGCATGAAATTCGCGTCGCTATCCACGATGGCTTCACTCTCGACGATCCAAAGCGTCCGCGGAACTACTCATCGCAGCAGTATATGCGCAGCGAAGAGGAGATGTGCGAGCTCTTCTCCGACATTCCGGAAGCGCTGGAAAACAGCGTAGAGATTGCCAAGCGCTGTAACGTGACCGTGCGCCTCGGCGAATACTTCCTGCCGCAGTTCCCGACCGGGGACATGACCACGGAAGATTTCCTGGTCATGAAATCGAAAGAAGGTCTGGAAGAGCGTCTCGAATTCCTGTTCCCGGATGAAGAAGAGCGTAAAAAACGTCGTCCGGAGTATGACGAACGCCTGGATATTGAACTCCAGGTGATTAACCAGATGGGCTTCCCGGGCTACTTCCTGATTGTAATGGAGTTTATCCAGTGGTCGAAGGATAACGGCGTGCCGGTAGGTCCGGGTCGTGGCTCGGGTGCGGGCTCGCTGGTGGCGTATGCGCTGAAAATTACCGACCTCGATCCGCTGGAGTTTGACCTGCTGTTCGAACGTTTCCTTAACCCGGAACGTGTCTCCATGCCCGACTTCGACGTCGACTTCTGCATGGAAAAACGCGACCAGGTGATTGAGCACGTGGCCGATATGTACGGTCGTGACGCGGTTTCGCAGATCATTACCTTCGGTACCATGGCGGCGAAAGCGGTTATCCGCGACGTGGGCCGCGTGCTGGGGCATCCGTACGGTTTTGTCGATCGTATTTCAAAGCTGGTGCCGCCCGATCCGGGCATGACGCTGGCAAAAGCCTTTGAAGCCGAACCTCAGCTGCCGGAAATCTACGAAGCTGATGAAGAGGTAAAAGCGCTGATCGACATGGCGCGCAAGCTGGAAGGCGTGACGCGTAACGCCGGTAAGCATGCGGGGGGCGTGGTTATCGCCCCGACCAAAATCACCGACTTTGCGCCGCTCTACTGCGACGAAGCGGGCCAGCACCCGGTCACCCAGTTCGATAAAAACGACGTGGAATACGCCGGGCTGGTGAAGTTCGACTTCCTCGGCCTGCGCACGTTGACCATCATCAACTGGGCGCTGGAGATGATCAACGCCCGCCGCGAGAAGAACGGCGAGCCGCCGCTGGATATCGCGGCCATCCCGCTTGATGACAAGAAAAGTTTCGACATGCTGCAGCGCTCGGAGACGACAGCCGTCTTCCAGCTTGAATCCCGCGGCATGAAAGATCTGATTAAACGCCTGCAGCCCGACTGCTTCGAAGATATGATCGCGCTGGTGGCCCTGTTCCGTCCGGGCCCGCTGCAGTCAGGGATGGTGGATAACTTTATCGACCGTAAACACGGGCGCGAAGAGATTTCCTACCCGGACGTGCAGTGGCAGCATGAAAGCTTGAAGCCTGTGCTGGAGCCGACCTACGGCATCATCCTGTATCAGGAACAGGTCATGCAGATCGCCCAGGTACTTTCCGGCTATACCCTTGGCGGCGCGGACATGCTGCGTCGTGCGATGGGTAAGAAAAAGCCGGAAGAGATGGCCAAGCAGCGCTCCATCTTTGAAGATGGGGCGAAGAAAAACGGCGTCGATGGCGAACTGGCGATGAAAATCTTCGACCTGGTGGAGAAATTCGCCGGGTACGGATTTAACAAATCTCACTCCGCCGCCTATGCTTTGGTTTCGTATCAAACGCTGTGGCTCAAGGCCCACTATCCCGCTGAGTTTATGGCGGCGGTAATGACCGCCGATATGGACAACACCGAGAAGGTGGTTGGCCTGGTGGACGAGTGCTGGCGCATGGGGCTGAAGATCCTGCCGCCGGATATTAACTCGGGTCTGTACCATTTCCACGTTAACGATGACGGGGAGATCGTCTACGGGATCGGCGCGATCAAAGGCGTGGGTGAGGGGCCGATCGAGGCGATCATCGAAGCGCGTAATAACGGCGGCTACTTCCGTGAGCTGTTCGATCTGTGCGCCCGTACCGATACCAAAAAACTGAACCGCCGCGTGCTGGAAAAACTGATCATGTCCGGCGCGTTTGACAGGCTGGGGCCACACCGTGCCGCGCTGATGAACTCGCTCGGCGATGCGTTGAAGGCGGCCGATCAGCATGCAAAAGCGGAAGCCATTGGCCAGGCGGATATGTTCGGCGTGCTGGCGGAAGAGCCAGAGCAGATCGAGCAGTCCTATTCCAACTGCCAGCCGTGGCCAGAACAGGTGGTACTGGATGGAGAGCGGGAAACGTTAGGTCTGTACCTGACGGGGCACCCGATCAACCAGTATCTTAAAGAAATTGAGCGCTATGTCGGCGGCCACAGGCTTAAAGACATGCATCCGACAGAACGTGGTAAGATCACCACGGCTGCGGGGCTCGTGATTGCTGCAAGGGTAATGGTCACCAAGCGCGGCAATCGTATCGGCATCTGTACGTTAGATGACCGTTCCGGGCGTCTGGAGGTGATGCTGTTCACCGACGCGCTGGATAAATACCAGCAATTGCTGGAAAAAGACCGCATACTTATCGTCAGCGGACAGGTCAGCTTTGATGACTTCAGCGGGGGGCTTAAAATGACCGCCCGCGAAGTGATGGACATTGACGAAGCCCGGGAAAAATATGCTCGCGGGCTTGCTATCTCGCTGACGGACAGGCAAATTGATGACCAGCTTTTAAACCGACTCCGTCAGTCTCTGGAACCCCACCGCTCGGGGACCATTCCAGTACATCTCTACTATCAGAGGGCGGATGCACGTGCGCGGTTGCGCTTTGGTGCAACGTGGCGTGTCTCTCCGAGCGATCGTTTACTGAACGATCTCCGTGGCCTCATTGGTTCGGAGCAGGTGGAACTGGAGTTTGACTAATACAGGAATACTATGAGTCTGAATTTCCTTGATTTCGAACAGCCGATTGCTGAGCTGGAAGCGAAAATCGATTCTCTGACAGCGGTAAGCCGTCAGGATGAAAAACTGGATATTAACATCGACGAAGAAGTGCATCGTCTGCGCGAAAAAAGCGTAGAGCTGACGCGCAAAATCTTTGCCGATCTCGGCGCATGGCAGATCGCGCAGCTGGCGCGTCATCCACAGCGTCCGTACACCCTGGATTATGTCCGCCTGGCGTTTGACGAATTTGACGAACTGGCAGGCGACCGCGCATACGCTGACGATAAAGCTATCGTTGGCGGTATCGCGCGTCTGGATGGACGTCCGGTGATGATCATTGGTCACCAGAAAGGCCGTGAAACCAAAGAGAAGATCCGTCGTAACTTCGGTATGCCAGCACCAGAAGGCTACCGTAAGGCCCTGCGTCTGATGGAGATGGCTGAGCGTTTCAACATGCCCATCATCACCTTCATCGACACCCCGGGTGCATACCCAGGCGTAGGCGCGGAAGAGCGCGGCCAGTCTGAAGCCATCGCACGCAACCTGCGCGAGATGTCTCGCCTGAAGGTACCGGTCATCTGTACCGTTATCGGTGAGGGTGGTTCTGGCGGTGCGCTGGCGATTGGCGTGGGCGATAAAGTGAATATGCTGCAGTACAGCACCTATTCCGTTATCTCCCCGGAAGGCTGTGCGTCCATTCTGTGGAAAAGCGCCGACAAAGCGCCGCTGGCCGCTGAAGCGATGGGCATCATTGCGCCGCGTCTGAAAGAGCTGAAGCTGATCGACACCGTTATCCCGGAACCGCTGGGCGGCGCGCATCGTAAGCCGGAAGTGATGGCTGCTTCCCTGAAAGCACAGCTGCTGGCCGACCTGGCCGATCTGGACGTCCTGAGCAAAGAAGACCTGCTCAACCGTCGTTACCAGCGTTTGATGACCTACGGTTACGCGTAAGCTTCACAATTATCTGAAAAGCCGCACATTGTTGCGGCTTTTTTTATACCTGCCGTTTACCTTAACTATGCTTATCTGATGTTTTTCAAGGAGGTAAACCATGAACATCATCGCCATCATGGGGCCACGCGGCGTCTTTTATAAAGACGAGCCCATCAAGGAGCTGGAGCAAGCTCTTAAAGCACGCGGATATCAGCTGATCTGGCCGCAAAACAGCGCCGATCTGCTGAAATTCATCGAACATAATCCGCGCATCTGTGGCGTGATATTCGACTGGGACGAATACGACATGGAGCTGTGCAGCGAGATCAACAGGCTGAATGAGTACCTTCCGCTCTACGCCTTTATCAACACTCACTCGACTATGGACGTCAGCGCGCACGATATGCGCATGGCGCTGTGGTTCTTCGAATACGCGCTCGGCGTGGCCGAGGACATTGCGACCCGCATTCAGCAGTACACCGGTGAATACCTTGATAACATCACGCCGCCGTTTACGCGCGCGCTGTTCACCTATGTGAAAGAGGGGAAATACACCTTCTGTACGCCGGGACACATGGCCGGAACGGCCTATCAAAAAAGCCCGGTGGGGTGCCTGTTCTACGATTTCT harbors:
- the lpxB gene encoding lipid-A-disaccharide synthase; protein product: MVDSRPLTIALVAGETSGDILGAGLIRALKARVPNARFVGVAGPLMQAEGCEAWYEMEELAVMGIVEVLGRLRRLLHIRADLTRRFTELKPDVFVGIDAPDFNITLEGNLKKQGIKTIHYVSPSVWAWRQKRVFKIGRSTHLVLAFLPFEKAFYDRFNVPCRFIGHTMADAMPLDPDKNAARDVLGIPHDVHCLALLPGSRGAEVEMLSADFLKTAQILRQTWPDLEVVVPLVNAKRREQFERIKADVAPDLHVRLLDGKGREAMYASDAALLASGTAALECMLAKCPMVVGYRMKPFTFWLAKRLVKTDYVSLPNLLAGRELVKELLQDECQPQALADALLPLLANGKTSHQMHDTFRELHQQIRCNADEQAADAVLELAK
- the rnhB gene encoding ribonuclease HII, whose product is MMEFTYPHTHLVAGVDEVGRGPLVGAVVTAAVILDPTRPIMGLNDSKKLSEKRRLALFDEIKEKALAWSVGRAEPNEIDDLNILHATMLAMQRAVAGLKVVPEYVLIDGNRCPALPMPSMAVVKGDSRVAEISAASIIAKVTRDAEMAALDLTYPAYGFAQHKGYPTAFHLEKLAEHGATEHHRRSFGPVKRALGLVS
- the dnaE gene encoding DNA polymerase III subunit alpha; translated protein: MAEPRFVHLRVHSDYSMIDGLAKTGPLVKKAASLGMPALAITDFTNLCGLVKFYGTAHGAGMKPIVGADFHVQSDLIGDELTQISVLAMNNTGYQNLTLLISKAYQRGYGALGPWIDREWLAELNEGLLLISGGRMGDVGKSLLRGNSALVDQCVSFYEEYFPNRYYLELIRTGRQDEENYLHAAVALAEERGLPVVATNDVRFLESGDFDAHEIRVAIHDGFTLDDPKRPRNYSSQQYMRSEEEMCELFSDIPEALENSVEIAKRCNVTVRLGEYFLPQFPTGDMTTEDFLVMKSKEGLEERLEFLFPDEEERKKRRPEYDERLDIELQVINQMGFPGYFLIVMEFIQWSKDNGVPVGPGRGSGAGSLVAYALKITDLDPLEFDLLFERFLNPERVSMPDFDVDFCMEKRDQVIEHVADMYGRDAVSQIITFGTMAAKAVIRDVGRVLGHPYGFVDRISKLVPPDPGMTLAKAFEAEPQLPEIYEADEEVKALIDMARKLEGVTRNAGKHAGGVVIAPTKITDFAPLYCDEAGQHPVTQFDKNDVEYAGLVKFDFLGLRTLTIINWALEMINARREKNGEPPLDIAAIPLDDKKSFDMLQRSETTAVFQLESRGMKDLIKRLQPDCFEDMIALVALFRPGPLQSGMVDNFIDRKHGREEISYPDVQWQHESLKPVLEPTYGIILYQEQVMQIAQVLSGYTLGGADMLRRAMGKKKPEEMAKQRSIFEDGAKKNGVDGELAMKIFDLVEKFAGYGFNKSHSAAYALVSYQTLWLKAHYPAEFMAAVMTADMDNTEKVVGLVDECWRMGLKILPPDINSGLYHFHVNDDGEIVYGIGAIKGVGEGPIEAIIEARNNGGYFRELFDLCARTDTKKLNRRVLEKLIMSGAFDRLGPHRAALMNSLGDALKAADQHAKAEAIGQADMFGVLAEEPEQIEQSYSNCQPWPEQVVLDGERETLGLYLTGHPINQYLKEIERYVGGHRLKDMHPTERGKITTAAGLVIAARVMVTKRGNRIGICTLDDRSGRLEVMLFTDALDKYQQLLEKDRILIVSGQVSFDDFSGGLKMTAREVMDIDEAREKYARGLAISLTDRQIDDQLLNRLRQSLEPHRSGTIPVHLYYQRADARARLRFGATWRVSPSDRLLNDLRGLIGSEQVELEFD
- the accA gene encoding acetyl-CoA carboxylase carboxyl transferase subunit alpha — protein: MSLNFLDFEQPIAELEAKIDSLTAVSRQDEKLDINIDEEVHRLREKSVELTRKIFADLGAWQIAQLARHPQRPYTLDYVRLAFDEFDELAGDRAYADDKAIVGGIARLDGRPVMIIGHQKGRETKEKIRRNFGMPAPEGYRKALRLMEMAERFNMPIITFIDTPGAYPGVGAEERGQSEAIARNLREMSRLKVPVICTVIGEGGSGGALAIGVGDKVNMLQYSTYSVISPEGCASILWKSADKAPLAAEAMGIIAPRLKELKLIDTVIPEPLGGAHRKPEVMAASLKAQLLADLADLDVLSKEDLLNRRYQRLMTYGYA